A stretch of the Cryptosporangium phraense genome encodes the following:
- a CDS encoding ABC transporter ATP-binding protein, with the protein MLATDTAVAAALHDVHKVYRKQVRALDGVTLTFAAGTFTAVMGPSGSGKSTLLQCAAGLDRIDSGSIEVAGVRVDRLNETQRTLLRRDRIGFVFQSFNLLPSLTAAQNVELPLRLAGRRPSSGQVKEALAAVGLADRARHRPTELSGGQQQRVAIARALITRPAVLFADEPTGALDSTTSREVLALLRGIRQTIIMVTHDPVAAASADRVVFLADGRVVGELHSPDVDTVAARLAHLEA; encoded by the coding sequence ATGCTCGCCACCGATACCGCCGTCGCCGCGGCTCTCCACGACGTCCACAAGGTCTATCGCAAACAGGTACGCGCGCTCGACGGCGTCACGCTGACGTTCGCGGCCGGAACCTTCACCGCGGTGATGGGTCCGTCCGGGTCCGGGAAGTCGACGCTGCTGCAGTGCGCGGCCGGGCTCGACCGGATCGACTCGGGCTCCATCGAGGTCGCCGGCGTCCGCGTCGACCGGCTGAACGAGACCCAGCGGACGCTACTCCGGCGCGACCGGATCGGGTTCGTCTTCCAGTCGTTCAACCTGCTGCCGTCGCTCACCGCGGCGCAGAACGTCGAGCTGCCGCTGCGGCTGGCCGGACGTCGGCCGTCGTCCGGCCAGGTGAAGGAAGCCCTGGCCGCGGTCGGCCTGGCCGACCGGGCCCGGCACCGGCCGACCGAGCTGTCCGGCGGTCAGCAGCAGCGGGTCGCGATCGCCCGGGCGCTCATCACCCGGCCCGCGGTGCTGTTCGCCGACGAACCGACCGGCGCGCTCGACAGCACGACCTCCCGGGAGGTGCTGGCCCTCCTCCGCGGGATCCGCCAGACGATCATCATGGTGACCCACGATCCGGTCGCGGCCGCGTCCGCGGACCGCGTCGTGTTCCTGGCCGACGGACGGGTCGTGGGCGAACTCCACTCCCCCGACGTCGACACCGTGGCCGCCCGCCTCGCGCACCTGGAGGCGTGA
- the ung gene encoding uracil-DNA glycosylase → MPLDLIALLPEPWREVLDLGDLTELETFVEREYAEQTVYPPLEDLFAAFRLCPPEQVRVLLLGQDPYHGPGQAHGLCFSVRAGTRVPPSLRNVFKEMAADVGSPMPGSGALTAWAEQGVLLLNSVLTVRKGQAGSHANRGWEEFTDATIRAVNRLDHRVVYLLWGSYARKKAALVTNPAHVVLEAGHPSPMNPRGFLGSRPFSATNKALADAGLPEITWDLKE, encoded by the coding sequence ATGCCACTCGACCTGATCGCGCTGTTGCCCGAGCCGTGGCGCGAGGTCCTCGACCTCGGCGATCTCACGGAACTCGAGACGTTCGTCGAGCGCGAGTACGCCGAGCAGACCGTGTATCCGCCGCTCGAAGACCTGTTCGCGGCCTTTCGGCTGTGCCCGCCCGAGCAGGTCCGGGTGCTGCTGCTCGGGCAGGATCCGTACCACGGCCCCGGCCAGGCCCACGGCCTCTGTTTCAGCGTCCGGGCCGGCACGCGGGTGCCGCCGTCGCTGCGCAACGTGTTCAAGGAGATGGCGGCCGACGTCGGCTCCCCGATGCCGGGCAGCGGCGCGCTCACGGCCTGGGCCGAGCAGGGCGTGCTGCTGCTCAACTCGGTGCTCACCGTGCGGAAGGGCCAGGCCGGCTCGCACGCCAACCGGGGCTGGGAAGAGTTCACCGACGCGACGATCCGGGCCGTCAACAGGCTCGATCACCGGGTCGTGTACCTGCTCTGGGGCAGCTACGCCCGGAAGAAGGCGGCGCTGGTCACCAACCCGGCGCACGTGGTGCTGGAGGCCGGTCACCCGAGCCCGATGAACCCGCGTGGCTTCCTCGGCAGCCGTCCGTTCAGCGCGACGAACAAGGCCCTGGCCGACGCCGGCCTGCCCGAGATCACCTGGGACCTCAAGGAGTAG
- the lepA gene encoding translation elongation factor 4, protein MPPTPRPGSTDPSLIRNFCIIAHIDHGKSTLADRMLQKTGVVNERQMRAQYLDRMDIERERGITIKSQAVRLPWEVDNTTHILNMIDTPGHVDFTYEVSRSLAACEGAVLLVDAAQGIEAQTLANLYLALENDLHIIPVLNKIDLPAAQPEKYAEELAKLIGCEPEDCLKVSGKTGEGVEHLLDEIVRQFPAPQGDANAPARAMIFDSVYDTYRGVVTYVRVVDGQLSSRERIKMMSTAATHELLELGVISPEPVPSDALGVGEVGYLITGVKDVRQSKVGDTVTNNAKPASEALTGYAEAKPMVFSGLYPIDGSDYPLLREALDKLQLNDAALAYEPETSAALGFGFRVGFLGLLHLEIVRERLEREFGLDLIATAPNVVYRVIMDDKSEHIVTNPSEFPHGKIDEVYEPVVRATVLAPSDYIGAIMELCQSRRGTLQGMDYLSEDRVELRYSLPLAEIIFDFFDQLKSRTKGYASLDYEPTGEQAADLVKVDILLQGEQVDAFSAIVHKDKAYNYGTTMAQKLRELIPRQQFEVPIQAAIGARIIARENIRAIRKDVLAKCYGGDISRKRKLLEKQKEGKKRMKMVGRVEVPQEAFIAALSTGDAKESAKKS, encoded by the coding sequence GTGCCCCCGACGCCGAGGCCGGGCTCCACCGACCCGAGCCTGATCCGCAACTTCTGCATCATCGCGCACATCGACCACGGCAAGTCGACGTTGGCCGACCGCATGCTGCAGAAGACCGGCGTGGTCAACGAGCGGCAGATGCGCGCCCAGTACCTCGACCGGATGGACATCGAGCGCGAGCGCGGCATCACGATCAAGTCCCAGGCCGTGCGCCTGCCGTGGGAAGTGGACAACACCACCCACATCCTCAACATGATCGACACCCCCGGGCACGTCGACTTCACCTACGAGGTGTCGCGGAGCCTGGCGGCCTGCGAGGGTGCCGTCCTCCTCGTCGACGCCGCCCAGGGCATCGAGGCGCAGACGCTCGCCAACCTCTACCTGGCGCTCGAGAACGACCTGCACATCATCCCGGTGCTCAACAAGATCGACCTGCCGGCCGCGCAGCCGGAGAAGTACGCCGAGGAGCTGGCGAAGCTCATCGGCTGCGAGCCCGAAGACTGCCTGAAGGTCTCCGGCAAGACCGGCGAGGGCGTCGAACACCTGCTCGACGAGATCGTCCGCCAGTTCCCGGCCCCCCAGGGTGACGCGAACGCGCCGGCCCGGGCGATGATCTTCGACTCGGTCTACGACACCTACCGCGGCGTCGTCACCTACGTCCGGGTCGTCGACGGGCAGCTCAGCAGCCGTGAGCGCATCAAGATGATGTCGACCGCGGCCACCCACGAGCTGCTCGAGCTCGGCGTCATCTCGCCCGAGCCGGTGCCGTCGGACGCGCTCGGCGTCGGCGAGGTCGGCTACCTGATCACCGGCGTGAAGGACGTCCGCCAGTCGAAGGTCGGTGACACGGTCACCAACAACGCGAAGCCGGCGAGCGAGGCCCTGACCGGCTACGCGGAAGCCAAGCCGATGGTGTTCTCCGGCCTCTACCCGATCGACGGCTCGGACTACCCGCTCCTCCGCGAAGCCCTCGACAAGCTGCAGCTCAACGACGCCGCGCTGGCCTACGAGCCGGAGACCTCGGCCGCGCTGGGCTTCGGCTTCCGGGTCGGGTTCCTCGGCCTGCTGCACCTGGAGATCGTCCGCGAGCGGCTCGAGCGGGAGTTCGGCCTCGACCTGATCGCGACCGCCCCGAACGTCGTCTACCGCGTGATCATGGACGACAAGTCCGAGCACATCGTCACGAACCCGTCGGAGTTCCCGCACGGCAAGATCGACGAGGTGTACGAGCCGGTCGTCCGGGCCACCGTCCTCGCTCCCAGCGACTACATCGGCGCGATCATGGAGCTCTGCCAGTCCCGCCGCGGCACGCTCCAGGGCATGGACTACCTGTCCGAGGACCGCGTCGAGCTGCGCTACTCGCTGCCGCTGGCCGAGATCATCTTCGACTTCTTCGACCAGCTGAAGTCGCGCACCAAGGGCTACGCCAGCCTCGACTACGAGCCCACCGGCGAGCAGGCGGCCGACCTGGTCAAGGTCGACATCCTGCTCCAGGGCGAACAGGTCGACGCGTTCAGCGCGATCGTGCACAAGGACAAGGCCTACAACTACGGCACGACGATGGCCCAGAAGCTGCGCGAGCTGATCCCGCGGCAGCAGTTCGAGGTGCCGATCCAGGCCGCGATCGGGGCCCGGATCATCGCCCGCGAGAACATCCGGGCGATCCGCAAGGACGTGCTCGCGAAGTGCTACGGCGGTGACATCAGCCGGAAGCGCAAGCTGCTGGAGAAGCAGAAGGAGGGCAAGAAGCGGATGAAGATGGTCGGCCGCGTCGAGGTCCCCCAGGAGGCGTTCATCGCCGCCCTCTCCACCGGCGACGCCAAGGAATCCGCCAAGAAGAGCTGA
- a CDS encoding DUF4870 domain-containing protein, with product MTDPASPWPPDSSRPDPFSTPPSSGGAYGPPGYGHQPPGYGGYPPPRPVDDTKTWNMVSHFGGVAGVVFGGTVFGWVAPLIAFLVRGTTNANVRAHAVEALNFHITWAIANVVAWTVFACGSAITLGFGALFLWVLPLVTFLVPLIFGIIAGVRAAGDEFYRYPMSVKLIK from the coding sequence GTGACCGATCCTGCCTCGCCGTGGCCGCCCGACTCGTCCAGACCTGACCCGTTCAGTACCCCTCCGTCGTCCGGTGGCGCCTACGGCCCGCCGGGGTACGGACATCAACCGCCCGGCTACGGCGGCTACCCGCCGCCCAGGCCGGTGGACGACACGAAGACCTGGAACATGGTGTCGCACTTCGGCGGCGTCGCGGGCGTCGTCTTCGGCGGCACGGTCTTCGGCTGGGTGGCGCCCCTGATCGCGTTCCTGGTCCGGGGCACCACGAACGCGAACGTGCGCGCGCACGCGGTCGAGGCGCTGAACTTCCACATTACGTGGGCGATCGCGAACGTCGTCGCCTGGACGGTCTTCGCCTGCGGCAGCGCGATCACGCTGGGCTTCGGCGCGCTCTTCCTCTGGGTGCTGCCACTGGTGACGTTCCTCGTGCCGCTGATCTTCGGCATCATCGCCGGTGTCCGGGCCGCCGGCGACGAGTTCTACCGGTACCCGATGTCGGTGAAGCTGATCAAGTGA
- a CDS encoding sensor histidine kinase — protein sequence MTIWQALRRPRFLLSSWPWRAFAYLASGSVLGMAVGIVLVVVAMTGAVLTIALVGFVVLALLPLCGLIVGPIERWRLRLVDPEKIPTPHRPPTKPGAWAWFVHRYRESATWRELAATLLLAVLGLADLIGLSVACTSVGLLLSAPLIIAFSDRSEEVISIGPGWQINTVGEALTLVPIGVLLAVVLAYLITAWAGGRANLTRTLLAPRDTQQVVALTRSRARLVDAFQAERRRIERDLHDGAQQRLVALTVELGLARLDAPPGSDVARRVASAHEQAKLALAELRELIRGVHPQVLTDRGLAPAVTEVAGRAVVPTTIEVDVGRRLAPEIEAAAYFVVTEALTNVDRHSKATSATVRGRIDDRLLVVEVIDDGVGGADPALGSGLVGLADRVAVVDGALTVVSPVGGPTLLRVEIPVR from the coding sequence GTGACGATCTGGCAAGCCCTGCGACGGCCGCGGTTCCTGCTGTCCTCCTGGCCCTGGCGGGCGTTCGCCTACCTGGCCAGCGGCAGCGTGCTGGGGATGGCGGTCGGCATCGTGCTGGTGGTCGTCGCGATGACCGGTGCGGTGCTGACGATCGCGCTGGTCGGGTTCGTCGTGCTGGCCCTGCTGCCGCTGTGCGGGCTGATCGTGGGGCCGATCGAACGCTGGCGGCTCCGCCTGGTCGATCCGGAGAAGATCCCGACCCCGCACCGGCCACCGACGAAGCCCGGCGCCTGGGCCTGGTTCGTCCACCGCTACCGGGAGTCGGCGACCTGGCGCGAGCTCGCGGCCACGCTGCTGCTCGCGGTGCTCGGCCTGGCCGACCTGATCGGGTTGTCGGTCGCCTGCACGTCGGTCGGGCTGTTGCTCTCGGCGCCGCTGATCATCGCGTTCAGCGACCGGTCCGAAGAGGTGATCAGCATCGGGCCGGGCTGGCAGATCAACACGGTCGGCGAGGCGCTCACGCTGGTGCCGATCGGCGTCCTGCTCGCGGTCGTGCTCGCGTACCTGATCACGGCCTGGGCCGGTGGCCGGGCGAACCTCACCCGGACGCTGCTCGCGCCCCGCGACACCCAGCAGGTCGTGGCCCTGACCCGGTCGCGGGCCCGGCTGGTCGACGCGTTCCAGGCCGAGCGCCGCCGGATCGAGCGTGACCTGCACGACGGCGCCCAGCAGCGGCTCGTCGCCCTGACCGTCGAGCTCGGCCTGGCCCGGCTGGACGCACCACCCGGGTCCGACGTGGCCCGCCGGGTGGCGTCGGCCCACGAGCAGGCCAAGCTCGCGCTGGCCGAGCTGCGTGAGCTGATCCGGGGCGTCCACCCGCAGGTGCTCACCGACCGCGGGCTGGCCCCGGCGGTCACCGAGGTCGCGGGCCGGGCCGTCGTCCCGACCACGATCGAGGTCGACGTGGGCCGGCGCCTGGCCCCGGAGATCGAGGCCGCGGCCTACTTCGTCGTCACCGAGGCGCTCACCAACGTCGACCGGCACAGCAAGGCCACCAGCGCCACGGTTCGCGGCCGCATCGACGACCGGCTGCTCGTCGTCGAGGTGATCGACGACGGCGTCGGGGGAGCGGACCCGGCGCTGGGCAGCGGGCTGGTCGGCCTGGCCGACCGCGTCGCGGTCGTCGACGGCGCCCTCACTGTCGTCAGCCCCGTCGGGGGCCCTACTCTGCTGCGTGTGGAGATCCCCGTCCGGTGA
- a CDS encoding ABC transporter permease: MILSTLRTRWTSLLGTVVAVALGAALISGAAELLAGVGARDGIAQPLIHYPAAPIVVQGARSPDSSVSAPPPAGAAARLARVPGVAAAIPDVVFPDGRGWASARLAGARLVSGRTPASGEVVVGRERGVAVDGTVPVRGRPLRVSGLLDRPGLYVSDRDAASWGTVRAVGVLVAPNTSVDAVSAAISRALPGVVVRTGESRRLAEPSPEGQQLEDATALLGISAGLAGFVAIFVVASTFAFAVSQRRREFALMRLVGAQPRQVRRMVYAEAFVVGGFSAALGSVLGIPLSWLYAVLLDRAGLVPSSFSPVARFWPLTIGFGVGLVVALLGSWTAARRAGRVPAVEALRDAAVERRPMTVGRWFFGLLFLAGAVALIVASSQVGSEGAVAMTVFVGELFVVAFALLAPALIPPVIRLVSWPLARLRGAEPMLVRQGALTAVRRVASTAAPVLVTVGVAGSMIGAIATVADTTDADLRDRLIADVIVLPGSGTTDGAPEAIAAAVPGAVVSAPLATTIWEASPSEDSTHEITGDALGVDPATLRRTLDVAVVSGSLDDLRPGTMTVSDISDLHVGDTTPVLFADGTTQRLRVVAVVASLQSTSVLLPIATVRAHDPTATAPSVYVHGAPAVAVRAAVAPLGARAVDRRTYADSVRAQTDEGNQLALVALLGVALLYTGLAIVNTLLMATFDRRRELALLRLSGATPRQGLRVVVGEAALVVLVGTGLAVAATVLSLIGLAQALGRMVASAGPSIPWLPIGVAAAVCLVLAVVATALPARALLARPAVGAE; the protein is encoded by the coding sequence ATGATCCTCAGCACCCTGCGGACGCGCTGGACGTCGCTGCTCGGGACCGTCGTGGCGGTCGCGCTGGGCGCGGCGCTGATCAGCGGCGCGGCCGAACTGCTGGCCGGAGTGGGCGCGCGCGACGGCATCGCCCAGCCGCTGATCCACTACCCGGCCGCGCCGATCGTGGTCCAGGGCGCGCGGTCGCCGGACTCGTCGGTCTCGGCGCCGCCGCCCGCCGGGGCAGCGGCCCGGCTGGCCCGGGTGCCCGGGGTGGCGGCCGCGATCCCGGACGTGGTGTTCCCCGACGGGCGGGGCTGGGCCAGCGCGCGGCTGGCCGGGGCCCGGCTGGTGTCCGGGCGGACCCCGGCCTCCGGTGAGGTCGTCGTCGGGCGCGAGCGTGGGGTCGCGGTCGACGGGACCGTGCCGGTCCGTGGGCGGCCCCTCCGCGTGTCCGGCCTGCTCGACCGGCCCGGGCTCTACGTCTCCGACCGCGACGCGGCCTCCTGGGGGACGGTTCGCGCCGTCGGGGTCCTCGTCGCGCCGAACACTTCGGTGGACGCGGTGTCCGCCGCGATTTCGCGCGCGCTACCGGGCGTGGTGGTCCGTACCGGGGAGTCCCGCCGGCTGGCCGAGCCGAGCCCCGAGGGCCAGCAGTTGGAGGACGCCACCGCACTGCTCGGGATCTCGGCCGGGCTGGCCGGGTTCGTCGCGATCTTCGTCGTCGCGTCGACGTTCGCGTTCGCGGTGTCCCAGCGCCGTCGGGAGTTTGCGCTGATGCGGCTGGTCGGGGCGCAGCCCCGGCAGGTGCGCCGGATGGTGTACGCGGAGGCGTTCGTCGTCGGCGGGTTCTCGGCCGCGCTGGGGTCGGTGCTGGGGATCCCGCTGTCCTGGCTGTACGCCGTGCTGCTGGATCGGGCCGGGCTGGTGCCGTCGTCGTTCTCGCCGGTGGCGCGGTTCTGGCCGCTGACGATCGGGTTCGGCGTCGGGCTGGTGGTCGCGCTGCTGGGGTCGTGGACGGCGGCCCGCCGGGCCGGCCGGGTGCCCGCGGTGGAGGCCCTGCGTGACGCGGCCGTGGAACGGCGTCCGATGACGGTCGGGCGCTGGTTCTTCGGGCTGCTGTTCCTGGCCGGCGCGGTGGCGCTGATCGTGGCGTCGTCGCAGGTCGGCTCCGAGGGCGCGGTCGCGATGACCGTGTTCGTCGGTGAGTTGTTCGTGGTCGCGTTCGCGCTGCTGGCGCCGGCGTTGATCCCGCCGGTGATCCGGCTCGTGTCGTGGCCGCTGGCCCGGCTGCGCGGGGCCGAGCCGATGCTCGTGCGTCAAGGGGCGCTGACCGCGGTTCGCCGCGTAGCGTCCACCGCGGCTCCGGTGCTGGTGACCGTCGGCGTCGCGGGATCGATGATCGGAGCGATAGCGACGGTCGCGGACACGACCGACGCGGACCTGCGGGACCGCCTGATCGCGGACGTGATCGTACTGCCCGGCAGCGGCACCACCGACGGGGCGCCGGAGGCGATCGCGGCCGCCGTCCCCGGGGCGGTCGTGTCGGCGCCGCTGGCGACGACGATCTGGGAGGCCTCGCCGTCCGAGGACTCGACGCACGAGATCACCGGGGACGCCCTGGGCGTCGACCCGGCGACGCTGCGCCGGACGCTCGACGTGGCGGTGGTCTCCGGGTCGCTCGACGACCTGCGGCCGGGCACGATGACGGTCTCCGACATCTCCGACCTGCACGTCGGAGACACCACCCCGGTGCTGTTCGCGGACGGGACGACCCAGCGGTTGCGGGTGGTGGCGGTCGTGGCCTCGCTGCAGTCCACGAGCGTGCTGCTGCCGATCGCGACGGTCCGCGCCCACGATCCGACGGCCACCGCACCCTCGGTGTACGTGCACGGTGCTCCGGCCGTGGCCGTGCGGGCGGCGGTGGCGCCACTGGGCGCGCGGGCGGTCGACCGGCGGACGTATGCGGACTCGGTCCGCGCGCAGACCGACGAGGGGAACCAGCTCGCGCTGGTGGCGCTGCTCGGGGTCGCGCTGCTCTACACCGGGCTGGCGATCGTCAACACGCTGCTGATGGCGACGTTCGACCGGCGGAGGGAGCTGGCGCTGCTGCGGCTCTCCGGCGCGACGCCCCGGCAGGGGCTGCGGGTGGTGGTCGGCGAGGCGGCGCTGGTGGTGCTGGTCGGGACCGGTCTGGCGGTCGCGGCGACCGTGCTGAGCCTGATCGGGCTGGCCCAGGCGCTGGGGCGGATGGTCGCGTCGGCGGGGCCGTCGATCCCGTGGCTGCCGATCGGGGTGGCGGCGGCGGTGTGTCTGGTGCTGGCCGTGGTGGCGACCGCGCTGCCGGCCCGGGCCCTGCTGGCCCGCCCGGCCGTGGGCGCCGAGTGA
- the rpsT gene encoding 30S ribosomal protein S20 produces MANIKSQIKRIKTNEKARLRNKAVKSSLKTAIRKFRTAADAGDRDVALTELRNASRALDKAQSKGVIHKNQAANKKSAMAKRAAAL; encoded by the coding sequence GTGGCGAACATCAAGTCCCAGATCAAGCGCATCAAGACGAACGAGAAGGCGCGCCTGCGCAACAAGGCCGTCAAGTCGTCGCTCAAGACGGCGATCCGGAAGTTCCGCACGGCGGCCGACGCCGGCGACCGCGACGTGGCTCTCACCGAGCTGCGCAACGCTTCTCGCGCGCTCGACAAGGCGCAGAGCAAGGGCGTCATCCACAAGAACCAGGCCGCGAACAAGAAGTCGGCCATGGCGAAGCGCGCTGCCGCTCTCTGA
- the hemW gene encoding radical SAM family heme chaperone HemW, producing MAGLPPEGQPAPDDGRLPDGALDRLGERGFGIYVHVPFCASRCGYCDFNTYAPGELGSAGRTDAASWLEAALAEIDLAGTVLGAAPGGLPRVDTVFVGGGTPTLVPIDYLSQVKSRIEETFGFTNDVEITTEANPDSVDPASLEALRTAGFTRISLGMQSARSHVLAVLDRRHTPGRAVQAAQEARKAGFEHVNLDLIYGTPGETDADWSASLSAAVAAGVDHVSAYALIVEDGTRLARQISKGVLPMPDDDVLADRYVMADDALGRAGLTWYEVSNWAADESARCRHNELYWRSGDWWGVGPGAHSHVGGVRWWNLRHPGRYADRLAAKASPAQAREILAVEDRRVEDVMLRLRLAEGLPLTVLDADGRAAAARAHADGLLDVRDDRAVLTRRGRLLADAVVRDLLT from the coding sequence ATGGCTGGACTACCGCCCGAAGGGCAGCCCGCCCCGGACGACGGTCGGCTCCCCGACGGCGCGCTCGACCGGCTCGGCGAGCGCGGTTTCGGAATCTACGTGCACGTGCCGTTCTGTGCGTCCCGGTGCGGCTACTGCGACTTCAACACCTACGCGCCGGGCGAGCTCGGCAGCGCCGGCCGCACCGACGCCGCCAGCTGGCTCGAGGCCGCGCTCGCCGAGATCGACCTGGCCGGCACCGTGCTCGGCGCCGCGCCCGGCGGGCTGCCCCGCGTCGATACGGTCTTCGTCGGTGGCGGCACCCCGACGCTGGTGCCGATCGACTACCTGTCCCAGGTCAAGAGCCGGATCGAGGAGACGTTCGGCTTCACCAACGACGTCGAGATCACGACCGAGGCCAACCCCGACTCGGTCGACCCGGCGTCGCTGGAGGCCCTGCGGACGGCCGGTTTCACCCGGATCTCGCTGGGCATGCAGTCGGCCCGCTCGCACGTGCTCGCGGTCCTCGACCGCAGGCACACGCCGGGCCGGGCCGTCCAGGCCGCCCAGGAGGCGCGCAAGGCCGGCTTCGAGCACGTCAATCTCGACCTGATCTACGGCACGCCCGGCGAGACCGACGCAGACTGGTCCGCGTCGCTGAGCGCGGCCGTCGCCGCCGGGGTCGACCACGTCAGCGCCTACGCGCTGATCGTCGAGGACGGCACCCGGCTGGCCCGCCAGATCAGCAAGGGCGTCCTCCCGATGCCCGACGACGACGTGCTGGCCGACCGGTACGTCATGGCCGACGACGCGCTCGGCCGGGCCGGCCTGACCTGGTACGAGGTCTCGAACTGGGCCGCCGACGAGAGCGCCCGCTGCCGCCACAACGAGCTCTACTGGCGCAGCGGCGACTGGTGGGGCGTCGGCCCGGGCGCGCACAGCCACGTCGGTGGCGTCCGCTGGTGGAACCTGCGCCACCCGGGGCGGTACGCCGACCGCCTGGCGGCGAAGGCCTCCCCGGCTCAGGCCCGCGAGATCCTGGCGGTCGAAGACCGCCGGGTCGAGGACGTGATGCTCCGCCTCCGCCTGGCCGAGGGCCTGCCGTTGACGGTTCTGGACGCCGACGGGCGCGCCGCCGCGGCCCGGGCTCACGCCGACGGGCTGCTCGACGTCCGCGACGATCGCGCGGTGCTGACCCGGCGGGGCCGGTTGCTGGCCGACGCCGTGGTCAGGGACCTGCTCACTTGA
- a CDS encoding MOSC domain-containing protein — protein sequence MSSVLSVNIGVLRVVPWTQSMGSTGIDKRPVAGRVRAVGDGLESDVIVDTKNHGGYDQAVYAYAREDAEWWEAEIGRELSNGAFGENLTVQGVSCTDAVIGERWRVGSTLLEVSRPRIPCRTFAGFWDVPNLVKRFTQHGAPGAYLRIIEEGDVGAGDAIEVVGKPAHGVTIGEVFRALTGDRSLAPRLLEAPELPAALHERAHKMLTPASRR from the coding sequence ATGAGCAGCGTTCTTTCCGTGAACATCGGCGTGCTGCGGGTCGTGCCCTGGACGCAGAGCATGGGCAGCACCGGTATCGACAAGCGTCCGGTGGCGGGCCGGGTGCGGGCGGTCGGTGACGGGCTGGAGAGCGACGTCATCGTCGACACGAAGAACCACGGCGGCTACGACCAGGCCGTGTACGCGTACGCGCGCGAGGACGCGGAGTGGTGGGAAGCCGAGATCGGGCGCGAGCTGAGCAACGGTGCGTTCGGTGAGAACCTGACCGTCCAGGGCGTGAGCTGCACCGACGCGGTGATCGGCGAACGCTGGCGGGTCGGGTCGACGTTGCTGGAGGTGAGCCGGCCGCGGATCCCGTGCCGGACGTTCGCCGGGTTCTGGGACGTGCCGAACCTGGTCAAGCGGTTCACTCAGCACGGGGCGCCGGGGGCGTATCTGCGGATCATCGAGGAGGGCGACGTCGGGGCCGGCGATGCGATCGAGGTGGTCGGGAAGCCTGCTCATGGCGTCACGATCGGCGAGGTGTTCCGAGCCCTGACCGGCGACCGCTCCCTCGCGCCCAGGCTCCTCGAGGCCCCGGAACTACCGGCCGCCCTTCATGAACGAGCCCACAAGATGCTGACCCCCGCCTCACGCCGCTAG
- a CDS encoding response regulator transcription factor translates to MRIVLAEDSVLLREGLVALLTRYGHEVVAAVGDAPSLIDAVERAGPDLVITDVRMPPTHSDDGLRAAVSLRTKNSALPVLVLSQYVEQTYAAELLDTGDTGGVGYLLKDRVGDVDDFADAVGRVAGGGTVVDPEVVRQLLRRRSDPLDRLTAREVEVLALMAEGRSNAAIARTLVVTEAAVTKHIGNILAKLDLPIDADDHRRVLAVLAYLRRLGG, encoded by the coding sequence GTGAGGATCGTGCTCGCCGAAGACAGCGTGTTGCTTCGTGAGGGCCTGGTCGCGTTGCTCACCCGGTACGGCCACGAGGTCGTCGCCGCGGTCGGTGACGCGCCGTCGTTGATCGACGCGGTCGAGCGCGCCGGCCCGGACCTGGTGATCACCGACGTCCGCATGCCTCCGACGCACAGCGACGACGGGCTGCGCGCCGCGGTGAGCCTGCGCACCAAGAATTCCGCGCTCCCGGTGCTCGTGCTCAGCCAGTACGTCGAGCAGACGTACGCGGCCGAGCTGCTCGACACGGGCGACACCGGCGGCGTCGGTTACCTGCTGAAGGACCGGGTCGGCGACGTCGACGACTTCGCCGACGCGGTGGGGCGGGTGGCCGGCGGCGGCACGGTCGTCGACCCGGAGGTCGTGCGCCAGCTGCTGCGTCGCCGCTCGGACCCGCTCGACCGGCTGACCGCGCGCGAGGTCGAGGTGCTGGCGCTGATGGCTGAGGGCCGCTCCAACGCGGCGATCGCCCGGACGCTCGTCGTCACCGAGGCCGCGGTCACCAAGCACATCGGCAACATCCTGGCCAAGCTCGACCTGCCCATCGACGCCGACGATCATCGCCGGGTCCTGGCCGTTCTCGCGTACCTCCGTAGGCTCGGGGGATGA
- a CDS encoding transposase: protein MVADRPSLDPRCGAARSPRRSPERSDQVARRAAKGSAGSRPPVFDPVINRQRNLVERCFNRLEQFRAIANRYAERALAA from the coding sequence GTGGTGGCTGATCGCCCATCCCTCGACCCGCGCTGCGGCGCCGCAAGATCGCCGCGACGATCCCCCGAGCGCTCGGACCAGGTCGCCCGGCGCGCCGCGAAAGGCTCGGCCGGAAGCCGGCCCCCCGTCTTCGACCCGGTCATCAACCGGCAGCGCAACCTCGTCGAACGCTGCTTCAACCGGCTCGAACAGTTCCGCGCGATCGCCAACCGGTACGCCGAACGCGCCCTAGCGGCGTGA